One Danio rerio strain Tuebingen ecotype United States chromosome 9, GRCz12tu, whole genome shotgun sequence genomic region harbors:
- the sp3a gene encoding transcription factor Sp3a isoform X2, protein MTAPEGPVKAGVMADSSSAQDGGGAEQDGQPSPLALLAATCTGLGSPAPGAENGASSNNASAGVNADLSDQLTSSTERWEAVRDDSGVLHLPGTGIVTSNGQYVLPLQSLQGLQNQPILLTSGTDASAGAVPNIQYQVIPQVQTTDGQLGFSGASMAQDATGHIQILPDGTQTISVTSADVLSNSQSLMTQTGQVHQIPQVSLGSSAFGGQVTNVPLGLPGNITFVPINSVDLDSLGLSGAQPIATGITADGQLIMTNQSVENSEKAGEQQQQTLSTNATADMFVPTTSSVSSSQATTIDGTGVLTQQPVAGEQTDSSGYLSQGAVQVSGGQQVIQLQQLPLQSADGQASAQAQQTMQNIQLINPGTFLIQAQTVTPSGQIQWQTFQVQGVQNLQNLQLQTAPTQQITLAPVQTLSLGQGGTPVSLSSGQMPNLQSVTVNTVGQAGIQFQQSEDTDSTGVEEEMEALSQEGKRLRRVACTCPNCKEGGGRGSNMGKKKQHVCHIAGCGKVYGKTSHLRAHLRWHSGERPFVCTWMFCGKRFTRSDELQRHRRTHTGEKKFVCSECSKRFMRSDHLAKHIKTHQNKKGGGVVSSGGVSSDGIITAGGTTLILTNIQPGSMQGLATVNATVNTSSSPQDPLNATEIPLQLVSVSAGDAVE, encoded by the exons ATGACCG cgcCTGAAGGGCCAGTGAAAGCGGGAGTCATGGCGGACAGCAGCAGCGCTCAGGACGGCGGCGGCGCGGAGCAG GACGGACAGCCCTCGCCGCTCGCCCTGCTCGCCGCCACTTGCACCGGCCTCGGTTCGCCCGCCCCCGGAGCAGAGAACGGGGCCAGCTCTAATAACGCTTCAGCTGGGGTG AATGCAGACCTCTCAGATCAGCTAACCAGCTCAACTGAAAGATGGGAAGCTGTACGGGATGATTCAGGTGTCCTGCATCTCCCCGGCACGGGTATCGTCACATCCAACGGACAGTATGTTCTTCCTCTCCAGAGCCTCCAGGGCCTCCAGAACCAGCCCATTTTACTCACGTCGGGGACCGACGCGTCCGCCGGCGCAGTGCCTAACATCCAATACCAAGTCATCCCTCAGGTGCAGACGACTGACGGGCAGTTGGGTTTCTCTGGGGCCTCGATGGCGCAGGACGCCACGGGTCACATCCAGATCCTCCCAGACGGCACCCAGACCATCAGCGTCACGTCCGCCGACGTCCTCAGCAACAGCCAGAGCCTGATGACACAGACAGGCCAAGTGCACCAGATCCCACAGGTGTCTCTGGGAAGCTCTGCGTTCGGCGGGCAGGTCACAAACGTGCCTCTGGGCTTGCCGGGTAACATTACCTTCGTGCCCATAAACAGCGTGGATCTGGACTCTCTGGGACTGTCGGGAGCCCAGCCCATAGCCACGGGCATCACAGCTGACGGACAGCTGATCATGACCAATCAGAGCGTTGAGAACTCTGAGAAAGCAGGAGAACAGCAGCAGCAGACGCTCAGCACTAACGCGACCGCTGATATGTTTGTGCCTACCACGTCTTCAGTGTCGTCCTCGCAGGCCACCACGATAGACGGCACTGGGGTGTTGACGCAGCAGCCAGTGGCGGGAGAGCAGACGGACAGCTCGGGATACCTCAGTCAGGGAGCGGTGCAGGTGTCTGGAGGACAGCAGGTGATCCAGTTACAGCAGCTGCCCTTGCAGAGCGCTGACGGTCAGGCGTCTGCTCAGGCTCAGCAGACCATGCAAAACATCCAGCTCATCAACCCGGGAACATTCCTCATCCAGGCCCAAACCGTCACGCCGTCAGGACAGATACAGTGGCAGACCTTCCAG GTGCAGGGAGTTCAGAATCTCCAGAACCTTCAACTCCAGACGGCTCCAACCCAGCAGATAACTCTGGCCCCGGTGCAGACGCTATCTCTGGGTCAGGGTGGCACACCGGTCAGCCTGAGCTCAGGACAGATGCCCAATCTGCAGTCGGTGACGGTTAACACTGTGGGCCAGGCAGGCATTCAGTTCCAGCAGTCCGAGGACACCGACAGCACCGGAG TGGAGGAAGAGATGGAGGCATTGAGCCAGGAGGGCAAACGTCTGCGCAGGGTCGCATGTACCTGCCCCAACTGCAAAGAGGGAGGCGGGAG GGGATCTAACATGGGCAAGAAGAAGCAGCACGTGTGCCATATTGCCGGCTGTGGGAAGGTTTACGGGAAGACGTCCCACTTGCGAGCTCACCTGCGCTGGCACTCGGGAGAGAGACCTTTTGTCTGCACCTGGATGTTTTGTGGGAAGAGGTTCACGCGCAGTGATGAATTACAGCGACACAGGAGAACACACACCG GAGAAAAGAAGTTTGTGTGTTCGGAGTGCTCGAAGAGATTCATGCGCAGCGATCATCTGGCCAAGCACATAAAGACGCACCAGAACAAAAAGGGCGGAGGCGTGGTTTCCAGCGGGGGCGTGTCCTCGGATGGCATCATCACAGCCGGCGGCACCACACTCATCCTCACCAACATCCAGCCGGGCAGCATGCAGGGTCTAGCCACCGTCAACGCCACCGTCAACACCTCCTCCAGCCCACAGGACCCGCTAAACGCCACCGAAATTCCTCTTCAGTTAGTCTCCGTGTCCGCCGGTGACGCCGTCGAGTGA
- the sp3a gene encoding transcription factor Sp3a isoform X1 has translation MTAPEGPVKAGVMADSSSAQDGGGAEQDGQPSPLALLAATCTGLGSPAPGAENGASSNNASAGVNADLSDQLTSSTERWEAVRDDSGVLHLPGTGIVTSNGQYVLPLQSLQGLQNQPILLTSGTDASAGAVPNIQYQVIPQVQTTDGQLGFSGASMAQDATGHIQILPDGTQTISVTSADVLSNSQSLMTQTGQVHQIPQVSLGSSAFGGQVTNVPLGLPGNITFVPINSVDLDSLGLSGAQPIATGITADGQLIMTNQSVENSEKAGEQQQQTLSTNATADMFVPTTSSVSSSQATTIDGTGVLTQQPVAGEQTDSSGYLSQGAVQVSGGQQVIQLQQLPLQSADGQASAQAQQTMQNIQLINPGTFLIQAQTVTPSGQIQWQTFQVQGVQNLQNLQLQTAPTQQITLAPVQTLSLGQGGTPVSLSSGQMPNLQSVTVNTVGQAGIQFQQSEDTDSTGDIQIKEEPDSEEWPLDSSSTLNANDLSHLRVRLVEEEMEALSQEGKRLRRVACTCPNCKEGGGRGSNMGKKKQHVCHIAGCGKVYGKTSHLRAHLRWHSGERPFVCTWMFCGKRFTRSDELQRHRRTHTGEKKFVCSECSKRFMRSDHLAKHIKTHQNKKGGGVVSSGGVSSDGIITAGGTTLILTNIQPGSMQGLATVNATVNTSSSPQDPLNATEIPLQLVSVSAGDAVE, from the exons ATGACCG cgcCTGAAGGGCCAGTGAAAGCGGGAGTCATGGCGGACAGCAGCAGCGCTCAGGACGGCGGCGGCGCGGAGCAG GACGGACAGCCCTCGCCGCTCGCCCTGCTCGCCGCCACTTGCACCGGCCTCGGTTCGCCCGCCCCCGGAGCAGAGAACGGGGCCAGCTCTAATAACGCTTCAGCTGGGGTG AATGCAGACCTCTCAGATCAGCTAACCAGCTCAACTGAAAGATGGGAAGCTGTACGGGATGATTCAGGTGTCCTGCATCTCCCCGGCACGGGTATCGTCACATCCAACGGACAGTATGTTCTTCCTCTCCAGAGCCTCCAGGGCCTCCAGAACCAGCCCATTTTACTCACGTCGGGGACCGACGCGTCCGCCGGCGCAGTGCCTAACATCCAATACCAAGTCATCCCTCAGGTGCAGACGACTGACGGGCAGTTGGGTTTCTCTGGGGCCTCGATGGCGCAGGACGCCACGGGTCACATCCAGATCCTCCCAGACGGCACCCAGACCATCAGCGTCACGTCCGCCGACGTCCTCAGCAACAGCCAGAGCCTGATGACACAGACAGGCCAAGTGCACCAGATCCCACAGGTGTCTCTGGGAAGCTCTGCGTTCGGCGGGCAGGTCACAAACGTGCCTCTGGGCTTGCCGGGTAACATTACCTTCGTGCCCATAAACAGCGTGGATCTGGACTCTCTGGGACTGTCGGGAGCCCAGCCCATAGCCACGGGCATCACAGCTGACGGACAGCTGATCATGACCAATCAGAGCGTTGAGAACTCTGAGAAAGCAGGAGAACAGCAGCAGCAGACGCTCAGCACTAACGCGACCGCTGATATGTTTGTGCCTACCACGTCTTCAGTGTCGTCCTCGCAGGCCACCACGATAGACGGCACTGGGGTGTTGACGCAGCAGCCAGTGGCGGGAGAGCAGACGGACAGCTCGGGATACCTCAGTCAGGGAGCGGTGCAGGTGTCTGGAGGACAGCAGGTGATCCAGTTACAGCAGCTGCCCTTGCAGAGCGCTGACGGTCAGGCGTCTGCTCAGGCTCAGCAGACCATGCAAAACATCCAGCTCATCAACCCGGGAACATTCCTCATCCAGGCCCAAACCGTCACGCCGTCAGGACAGATACAGTGGCAGACCTTCCAG GTGCAGGGAGTTCAGAATCTCCAGAACCTTCAACTCCAGACGGCTCCAACCCAGCAGATAACTCTGGCCCCGGTGCAGACGCTATCTCTGGGTCAGGGTGGCACACCGGTCAGCCTGAGCTCAGGACAGATGCCCAATCTGCAGTCGGTGACGGTTAACACTGTGGGCCAGGCAGGCATTCAGTTCCAGCAGTCCGAGGACACCGACAGCACCGGAG ATATTCAGATTAAGGAGGAGCCTGATTCGGAGGAGTGGCCTCTGGACAGTAGCTCTACGCTGAATGCCAATGACCTCTCTCACCTTCGTGTTCGTTTAGTGGAGGAAGAGATGGAGGCATTGAGCCAGGAGGGCAAACGTCTGCGCAGGGTCGCATGTACCTGCCCCAACTGCAAAGAGGGAGGCGGGAG GGGATCTAACATGGGCAAGAAGAAGCAGCACGTGTGCCATATTGCCGGCTGTGGGAAGGTTTACGGGAAGACGTCCCACTTGCGAGCTCACCTGCGCTGGCACTCGGGAGAGAGACCTTTTGTCTGCACCTGGATGTTTTGTGGGAAGAGGTTCACGCGCAGTGATGAATTACAGCGACACAGGAGAACACACACCG GAGAAAAGAAGTTTGTGTGTTCGGAGTGCTCGAAGAGATTCATGCGCAGCGATCATCTGGCCAAGCACATAAAGACGCACCAGAACAAAAAGGGCGGAGGCGTGGTTTCCAGCGGGGGCGTGTCCTCGGATGGCATCATCACAGCCGGCGGCACCACACTCATCCTCACCAACATCCAGCCGGGCAGCATGCAGGGTCTAGCCACCGTCAACGCCACCGTCAACACCTCCTCCAGCCCACAGGACCCGCTAAACGCCACCGAAATTCCTCTTCAGTTAGTCTCCGTGTCCGCCGGTGACGCCGTCGAGTGA
- the sp3a gene encoding transcription factor Sp3a — MADSSSAQDGGGAEQDGQPSPLALLAATCTGLGSPAPGAENGASSNNASAGVNADLSDQLTSSTERWEAVRDDSGVLHLPGTGIVTSNGQYVLPLQSLQGLQNQPILLTSGTDASAGAVPNIQYQVIPQVQTTDGQLGFSGASMAQDATGHIQILPDGTQTISVTSADVLSNSQSLMTQTGQVHQIPQVSLGSSAFGGQVTNVPLGLPGNITFVPINSVDLDSLGLSGAQPIATGITADGQLIMTNQSVENSEKAGEQQQQTLSTNATADMFVPTTSSVSSSQATTIDGTGVLTQQPVAGEQTDSSGYLSQGAVQVSGGQQVIQLQQLPLQSADGQASAQAQQTMQNIQLINPGTFLIQAQTVTPSGQIQWQTFQVQGVQNLQNLQLQTAPTQQITLAPVQTLSLGQGGTPVSLSSGQMPNLQSVTVNTVGQAGIQFQQSEDTDSTGDIQIKEEPDSEEWPLDSSSTLNANDLSHLRVRLVEEEMEALSQEGKRLRRVACTCPNCKEGGGRGSNMGKKKQHVCHIAGCGKVYGKTSHLRAHLRWHSGERPFVCTWMFCGKRFTRSDELQRHRRTHTGEKKFVCSECSKRFMRSDHLAKHIKTHQNKKGGGVVSSGGVSSDGIITAGGTTLILTNIQPGSMQGLATVNATVNTSSSPQDPLNATEIPLQLVSVSAGDAVE; from the exons ATGGCGGACAGCAGCAGCGCTCAGGACGGCGGCGGCGCGGAGCAG GACGGACAGCCCTCGCCGCTCGCCCTGCTCGCCGCCACTTGCACCGGCCTCGGTTCGCCCGCCCCCGGAGCAGAGAACGGGGCCAGCTCTAATAACGCTTCAGCTGGGGTG AATGCAGACCTCTCAGATCAGCTAACCAGCTCAACTGAAAGATGGGAAGCTGTACGGGATGATTCAGGTGTCCTGCATCTCCCCGGCACGGGTATCGTCACATCCAACGGACAGTATGTTCTTCCTCTCCAGAGCCTCCAGGGCCTCCAGAACCAGCCCATTTTACTCACGTCGGGGACCGACGCGTCCGCCGGCGCAGTGCCTAACATCCAATACCAAGTCATCCCTCAGGTGCAGACGACTGACGGGCAGTTGGGTTTCTCTGGGGCCTCGATGGCGCAGGACGCCACGGGTCACATCCAGATCCTCCCAGACGGCACCCAGACCATCAGCGTCACGTCCGCCGACGTCCTCAGCAACAGCCAGAGCCTGATGACACAGACAGGCCAAGTGCACCAGATCCCACAGGTGTCTCTGGGAAGCTCTGCGTTCGGCGGGCAGGTCACAAACGTGCCTCTGGGCTTGCCGGGTAACATTACCTTCGTGCCCATAAACAGCGTGGATCTGGACTCTCTGGGACTGTCGGGAGCCCAGCCCATAGCCACGGGCATCACAGCTGACGGACAGCTGATCATGACCAATCAGAGCGTTGAGAACTCTGAGAAAGCAGGAGAACAGCAGCAGCAGACGCTCAGCACTAACGCGACCGCTGATATGTTTGTGCCTACCACGTCTTCAGTGTCGTCCTCGCAGGCCACCACGATAGACGGCACTGGGGTGTTGACGCAGCAGCCAGTGGCGGGAGAGCAGACGGACAGCTCGGGATACCTCAGTCAGGGAGCGGTGCAGGTGTCTGGAGGACAGCAGGTGATCCAGTTACAGCAGCTGCCCTTGCAGAGCGCTGACGGTCAGGCGTCTGCTCAGGCTCAGCAGACCATGCAAAACATCCAGCTCATCAACCCGGGAACATTCCTCATCCAGGCCCAAACCGTCACGCCGTCAGGACAGATACAGTGGCAGACCTTCCAG GTGCAGGGAGTTCAGAATCTCCAGAACCTTCAACTCCAGACGGCTCCAACCCAGCAGATAACTCTGGCCCCGGTGCAGACGCTATCTCTGGGTCAGGGTGGCACACCGGTCAGCCTGAGCTCAGGACAGATGCCCAATCTGCAGTCGGTGACGGTTAACACTGTGGGCCAGGCAGGCATTCAGTTCCAGCAGTCCGAGGACACCGACAGCACCGGAG ATATTCAGATTAAGGAGGAGCCTGATTCGGAGGAGTGGCCTCTGGACAGTAGCTCTACGCTGAATGCCAATGACCTCTCTCACCTTCGTGTTCGTTTAGTGGAGGAAGAGATGGAGGCATTGAGCCAGGAGGGCAAACGTCTGCGCAGGGTCGCATGTACCTGCCCCAACTGCAAAGAGGGAGGCGGGAG GGGATCTAACATGGGCAAGAAGAAGCAGCACGTGTGCCATATTGCCGGCTGTGGGAAGGTTTACGGGAAGACGTCCCACTTGCGAGCTCACCTGCGCTGGCACTCGGGAGAGAGACCTTTTGTCTGCACCTGGATGTTTTGTGGGAAGAGGTTCACGCGCAGTGATGAATTACAGCGACACAGGAGAACACACACCG GAGAAAAGAAGTTTGTGTGTTCGGAGTGCTCGAAGAGATTCATGCGCAGCGATCATCTGGCCAAGCACATAAAGACGCACCAGAACAAAAAGGGCGGAGGCGTGGTTTCCAGCGGGGGCGTGTCCTCGGATGGCATCATCACAGCCGGCGGCACCACACTCATCCTCACCAACATCCAGCCGGGCAGCATGCAGGGTCTAGCCACCGTCAACGCCACCGTCAACACCTCCTCCAGCCCACAGGACCCGCTAAACGCCACCGAAATTCCTCTTCAGTTAGTCTCCGTGTCCGCCGGTGACGCCGTCGAGTGA